From the genome of Gemmatimonadota bacterium, one region includes:
- a CDS encoding heavy-metal-associated domain-containing protein gives MPTTTEALAPHADAVTLTVEGMTCAACQARVQRALEREPGVASASVNLMMANAAVQFDPAQVTPERLVALVQATGYGASLPAPDQGAIAATTDR, from the coding sequence ATGCCCACCACGACTGAGGCGCTGGCGCCTCATGCCGACGCGGTCACCCTCACGGTCGAGGGGATGACCTGCGCCGCCTGCCAGGCCCGAGTCCAGCGGGCCCTCGAGCGCGAGCCGGGGGTCGCCTCGGCATCGGTGAACCTGATGATGGCGAACGCCGCGGTGCAGTTCGACCCGGCCCAGGTGACGCCGGAACGGCTCGTTGCGCTCGTCCAGGCCACCGGATACGGCGCCTCGCTGCCGGCGCCCGATCAGGGGGCGATCGCCGCCACGACCGATCGCG